A portion of the Archocentrus centrarchus isolate MPI-CPG fArcCen1 chromosome 19, fArcCen1, whole genome shotgun sequence genome contains these proteins:
- the med24 gene encoding mediator of RNA polymerase II transcription subunit 24 isoform X1, protein MKVVNLKQAILQAWKERWSDYQWAINIKKNFPKGATWDYLNLAEALMEQAMIGPSPNPLISSYLKYAISSQMVSYSSVLMAISKFDDFSRELCVKSLLEIMDMFCHRLSCHGKAEECIGLCRALLAVVVWLLQGCAWYCDKLRELGPSASTEATLGACQEKLHSLMNSTKNRALVHIARLEDQGSWSNVEQAVLNLTDGLGSVNNSTLHAKLEESLSLVKSIPMMLSEQCDPPLHASFPSIHAFIMLEGTMNLTGETQPLVEQLMMIKRMQRIPAPLFVLEIWKACFTGLIESPEGTEELKWTAFTFLKIPQVLLRLKKYPQNDKGQDFMEDVNIAFQYLLKLTPLLDKADQRCNCDCLGMLLTECNKLGLLSDSNTLSLTSKRTEDREFAPRLKTAENANIQPNPGLILRAEPTVTNILKTVDADHSKSPEGLLGVLGHMLSGKSLDLLLAAAAATGKLKSFARKFIKLNEFPKHISGEGSKSASVRALLFDISFLMLCHVVQTYGSEVILSDPSPSGETPFFETWLQTCMPEEGKTLNPDHPCFRPEPGKVESLVTLLNNSSEMKLVQVKWHEICLSIPAAILEVLNAWENGVLSVEAVQKITDNIKGKVCSMAICAVAWLVAHVRMLGRDEREKPQTMIRQLVTPLYGENTLQFYNERVIIMSSIMEHMCADVFQQTGATLRPPMEGQEPIPYRNLLPPKEPIHMALSKQFQAVLRKGWVDSRALHLFESLLNMGGVFWFTNNLIKELLKETRQEWANRVVELLYSIFCLDTQQITLTLLGTILPNLLTDSAHWRSLADPPGKALARLSVWCALSSYSSHHKGPFSARQRKRQREDIEDYNSLFPLDDTQPSKLMRLLSSNEDEPVALCSPGDRSMSSSLSASQLHTVNMRDPLNRVLANLFLLISSILGSKMAGPHTQFVQSFMEECVECLEQGSRGSILQFMPFTMVSELVKLPALAKPKVVLAITDLTLPLGRRVAAKAISAL, encoded by the exons ATGAAGGTGGTCAATTTGAAACAAGCCATTCTGCAGGCTTGGAAAGAGCGCTGGAGTGACTACCAGTGGGCTATCAATATCAAGAAAAACTTTCCAAAGGGAGCAACATGGGACTATCTCAACCTGGCAG AGGCTTTGATGGAGCAGGCGATGATCGGACCATCCCCTAACCCCCTCATCTCGTCTTACCTGAAATATGCCATAAGCTCACAG ATGGTGTCTTATTCCAGTGTGCTCATGGCTATCAGCAAG TTTGATGATTTTTCCCGGGAACTCTGTGTCAAGTCATTGTTAGAAATAATGGATATGTTCTGCCATCGCCTTAG CTGTCATGGGAAAGCAGAGGAATGCATCGGGCTTTGTCGGGCTTTGCTGGCAGTGGTAGTGTGGCTGCTACAGGGCTGCGCATGGTACTGTGACAAGCTCCGAGAACTGGGTCCATCAGCCAGCACAGAGGCCACTCTTGGAGCCTGCCAGGAAAAGCTCCACAGTCTGATGAACAGCACCAAGAACAGAGCTTTGGTACACATCGCTCGACTGGAGGATCAAG GTTCCTGGAGCAACGTAGAGCAAGCTGTGCTTAATTTGACAGATGGTCTTGGTAGTGTGAATAACTCAACGCTGCATGCTAAATTAGAGGAGAGCTTGTCACTAGTAAAAAG TATTCCCATGATGCTGTCTGAGCAGTGTGACCCACCTCTCCATGCCTCCTTCCCATCAATCCATGCCTTCATCATGCTGGAAGGGACTATGAATTTGACAGGAGAGACACAGCCGCTGGTGGAGCAGTTAATGATGATCAAAAGAATGCAG CGAATTCCTGCCCCTCTTTTTGTCCTGGAGATATGGAAAGCTTGCTTCACTGGCCTCATCGAGTCACCAGAGGGCACAGAGGAGCTTAAATGGACTGCCTTTACATTCCTTAAG ATCCCGCAAGTTCTACTCCGACTAAAGAAATATCCTCAGAATGACAAAGGACAG GATTTCATGGAGGATGTGAATATTGCATTTCAGTACTTACTTAAGCTCACGCCACTGCTGGACAAAGCAGATCAGAGATGCAA TTGTGACTGCCTTGGAATGCTCCTGACGGAGTGCAACAAACTCGGTCTGCTGTCAGACTCAAATACGCTCAGCCTCACTTCAAAACG CACCGAGGACAGGGAGTTTGCCCCCAGgctaaaaacagcagaaaatgctAACATCCAACCTAACCCAGGCCTCATCCTGAGAGCCGAGCCCACTGTCACCAATATTCTCAAG ACAGTAGATGCAGACCACTCAAAGTCCCCCGAGGGCCTGCTCGGTGTTCTTGGCCACATGTTGTCTGGGAAGAGCCTGGATCTGCTcctggctgcagcagcagccaccGGGAAACTCAAATCCTTTGCCCGGAAGTTCATTAA ACTTAATGAGTTTCCCAAGCACATCAGCGGTGAAGGAT CAAAGTCTGCATCTGTACGGGCCCTGCTCTTCGACATCTCCTTCCTCATGCTCTGCCATGTGGTGCAGACGTATGGATCTGAG GTGATCCTGTCAGACCCCAGTCCCTCAGGAGAGACGCCCTTCTTTGAAACATGGCTGCAGACATGTATGCCTGAAGAGGGCAAGACTTTGAACCCAGACCACCCCTGCTTCAGACCTGAGCCTGGAAAAGTGGAGAGCCTGGTGACCCTGTTGAACAACTCCTCAGAGATGAAACTAGT GCAGGTGAAATGGCACGAGATCTGTCTCAGCATTCCGGCGGCCATACTGGAGGTTCTGAATGCATGGGAGAATGGAGTGCTTTCTGTGGAGGCGGTACAG AAGATAACTGACAACATCAAAGGGAAAGTGTGCAGTATGGCCATCTGTGCAGTGGCGTGGCTGGTGGCCCATGTCAGGATGCTGGGAAGGGACGAGAGGGAGAAACCGCAGACTATGATCCGACAACTTGTAACGCCCCTTTATGGAGAGAACACGCTGCAGTTTTACAATGAACG CGTGATCATAATGAGCTCCATCATGGAGCACATGTGCGCCGACGTCTTCCAACAAACGGGTGCAACTCTGCGCCCCCCAATGGAGGGCCAGGAGCCGATCCCTTACCGCAACCTGCTGCCACCCAAGGAGCCCATCCATATGGCCCTCAGCAAGCAGTTCCAGGCGGTGCTGCGCAAAGGCTGGGTGGACAGCCGAGCTCTGCATCTGTTCGAGAGTCTTCTCAACATGGGAGGTGTCTTCTGGTTCACTAACAATCTGATCAAG GAGCTGCTAAAGGAGACGCGACAGGAGTGGGCCAATCGGGTGGTCGAGTTGCTCTACAGCATCTTCTGTTTGGACACTCAGCAGATCACCCTCACGCTGCTGGGTACCATACTGCCCAACCTACTCACCGACTCCGCCCACTGGCGCAGCCTGGCTGACCCACCTGGAAAGGCACTggccag GTTGTCTGTATGGTGCGCACTCAGCTCTTACTCCTCTCACCACAAAGGCCCCTTCTCAGCTCGTCAGCGCAAAAGGCAGAGGGAAGATATTGAG GACTACAACAGCCTCTTTCCCTTGGATGACACTCAACCATCTAAACTCATGCGGCTGCTCAGCTCCAATGAGGATGAGCCTGTAGCCCTTTGCAGCCCAG GAGATCGATCTATGAGCAGTTCACTATCTGCTTCACAGCTCCACACTGTCAACATGAGGGACCCGCTCAACCGAGTCCTGG CCAACCTTTTTCTCCTCATTTCCTCCATCCTTGGCTCCAAGATGGCTGGACCTCACACCCAGTTTGTGCAGAGCTTTATGGAGGAGTGTGTTGAGTGTCTGGAGCAGGGAAGTCGTGGGAGCATCCTGCAGTTCATGCCCTTTACAATG GTTTCCGAGCTGGTGAAGCTGCCTGCTCTGGCCAAACCTAAAGTTGTCCTGGCTATCACTGACCTGACTCTGCCGCTGGGGAGACGAGTCGCTGCCAAAGCCATCTCTGCTTTGTAA
- the med24 gene encoding mediator of RNA polymerase II transcription subunit 24 isoform X2, translating to MKVVNLKQAILQAWKERWSDYQWAINIKKNFPKGATWDYLNLAEALMEQAMIGPSPNPLISSYLKYAISSQMVSYSSVLMAISKFDDFSRELCVKSLLEIMDMFCHRLSCHGKAEECIGLCRALLAVVVWLLQGCAWYCDKLRELGPSASTEATLGACQEKLHSLMNSTKNRALVHIARLEDQGSWSNVEQAVLNLTDGLGSVNNSTLHAKLEESLSLVKSIPMMLSEQCDPPLHASFPSIHAFIMLEGTMNLTGETQPLVEQLMMIKRMQRIPAPLFVLEIWKACFTGLIESPEGTEELKWTAFTFLKIPQVLLRLKKYPQNDKGQDFMEDVNIAFQYLLKLTPLLDKADQRCNCDCLGMLLTECNKLGLLSDSNTLSLTSKREFAPRLKTAENANIQPNPGLILRAEPTVTNILKTVDADHSKSPEGLLGVLGHMLSGKSLDLLLAAAAATGKLKSFARKFIKLNEFPKHISGEGSKSASVRALLFDISFLMLCHVVQTYGSEVILSDPSPSGETPFFETWLQTCMPEEGKTLNPDHPCFRPEPGKVESLVTLLNNSSEMKLVQVKWHEICLSIPAAILEVLNAWENGVLSVEAVQKITDNIKGKVCSMAICAVAWLVAHVRMLGRDEREKPQTMIRQLVTPLYGENTLQFYNERVIIMSSIMEHMCADVFQQTGATLRPPMEGQEPIPYRNLLPPKEPIHMALSKQFQAVLRKGWVDSRALHLFESLLNMGGVFWFTNNLIKELLKETRQEWANRVVELLYSIFCLDTQQITLTLLGTILPNLLTDSAHWRSLADPPGKALARLSVWCALSSYSSHHKGPFSARQRKRQREDIEDYNSLFPLDDTQPSKLMRLLSSNEDEPVALCSPGDRSMSSSLSASQLHTVNMRDPLNRVLANLFLLISSILGSKMAGPHTQFVQSFMEECVECLEQGSRGSILQFMPFTMVSELVKLPALAKPKVVLAITDLTLPLGRRVAAKAISAL from the exons ATGAAGGTGGTCAATTTGAAACAAGCCATTCTGCAGGCTTGGAAAGAGCGCTGGAGTGACTACCAGTGGGCTATCAATATCAAGAAAAACTTTCCAAAGGGAGCAACATGGGACTATCTCAACCTGGCAG AGGCTTTGATGGAGCAGGCGATGATCGGACCATCCCCTAACCCCCTCATCTCGTCTTACCTGAAATATGCCATAAGCTCACAG ATGGTGTCTTATTCCAGTGTGCTCATGGCTATCAGCAAG TTTGATGATTTTTCCCGGGAACTCTGTGTCAAGTCATTGTTAGAAATAATGGATATGTTCTGCCATCGCCTTAG CTGTCATGGGAAAGCAGAGGAATGCATCGGGCTTTGTCGGGCTTTGCTGGCAGTGGTAGTGTGGCTGCTACAGGGCTGCGCATGGTACTGTGACAAGCTCCGAGAACTGGGTCCATCAGCCAGCACAGAGGCCACTCTTGGAGCCTGCCAGGAAAAGCTCCACAGTCTGATGAACAGCACCAAGAACAGAGCTTTGGTACACATCGCTCGACTGGAGGATCAAG GTTCCTGGAGCAACGTAGAGCAAGCTGTGCTTAATTTGACAGATGGTCTTGGTAGTGTGAATAACTCAACGCTGCATGCTAAATTAGAGGAGAGCTTGTCACTAGTAAAAAG TATTCCCATGATGCTGTCTGAGCAGTGTGACCCACCTCTCCATGCCTCCTTCCCATCAATCCATGCCTTCATCATGCTGGAAGGGACTATGAATTTGACAGGAGAGACACAGCCGCTGGTGGAGCAGTTAATGATGATCAAAAGAATGCAG CGAATTCCTGCCCCTCTTTTTGTCCTGGAGATATGGAAAGCTTGCTTCACTGGCCTCATCGAGTCACCAGAGGGCACAGAGGAGCTTAAATGGACTGCCTTTACATTCCTTAAG ATCCCGCAAGTTCTACTCCGACTAAAGAAATATCCTCAGAATGACAAAGGACAG GATTTCATGGAGGATGTGAATATTGCATTTCAGTACTTACTTAAGCTCACGCCACTGCTGGACAAAGCAGATCAGAGATGCAA TTGTGACTGCCTTGGAATGCTCCTGACGGAGTGCAACAAACTCGGTCTGCTGTCAGACTCAAATACGCTCAGCCTCACTTCAAAACG GGAGTTTGCCCCCAGgctaaaaacagcagaaaatgctAACATCCAACCTAACCCAGGCCTCATCCTGAGAGCCGAGCCCACTGTCACCAATATTCTCAAG ACAGTAGATGCAGACCACTCAAAGTCCCCCGAGGGCCTGCTCGGTGTTCTTGGCCACATGTTGTCTGGGAAGAGCCTGGATCTGCTcctggctgcagcagcagccaccGGGAAACTCAAATCCTTTGCCCGGAAGTTCATTAA ACTTAATGAGTTTCCCAAGCACATCAGCGGTGAAGGAT CAAAGTCTGCATCTGTACGGGCCCTGCTCTTCGACATCTCCTTCCTCATGCTCTGCCATGTGGTGCAGACGTATGGATCTGAG GTGATCCTGTCAGACCCCAGTCCCTCAGGAGAGACGCCCTTCTTTGAAACATGGCTGCAGACATGTATGCCTGAAGAGGGCAAGACTTTGAACCCAGACCACCCCTGCTTCAGACCTGAGCCTGGAAAAGTGGAGAGCCTGGTGACCCTGTTGAACAACTCCTCAGAGATGAAACTAGT GCAGGTGAAATGGCACGAGATCTGTCTCAGCATTCCGGCGGCCATACTGGAGGTTCTGAATGCATGGGAGAATGGAGTGCTTTCTGTGGAGGCGGTACAG AAGATAACTGACAACATCAAAGGGAAAGTGTGCAGTATGGCCATCTGTGCAGTGGCGTGGCTGGTGGCCCATGTCAGGATGCTGGGAAGGGACGAGAGGGAGAAACCGCAGACTATGATCCGACAACTTGTAACGCCCCTTTATGGAGAGAACACGCTGCAGTTTTACAATGAACG CGTGATCATAATGAGCTCCATCATGGAGCACATGTGCGCCGACGTCTTCCAACAAACGGGTGCAACTCTGCGCCCCCCAATGGAGGGCCAGGAGCCGATCCCTTACCGCAACCTGCTGCCACCCAAGGAGCCCATCCATATGGCCCTCAGCAAGCAGTTCCAGGCGGTGCTGCGCAAAGGCTGGGTGGACAGCCGAGCTCTGCATCTGTTCGAGAGTCTTCTCAACATGGGAGGTGTCTTCTGGTTCACTAACAATCTGATCAAG GAGCTGCTAAAGGAGACGCGACAGGAGTGGGCCAATCGGGTGGTCGAGTTGCTCTACAGCATCTTCTGTTTGGACACTCAGCAGATCACCCTCACGCTGCTGGGTACCATACTGCCCAACCTACTCACCGACTCCGCCCACTGGCGCAGCCTGGCTGACCCACCTGGAAAGGCACTggccag GTTGTCTGTATGGTGCGCACTCAGCTCTTACTCCTCTCACCACAAAGGCCCCTTCTCAGCTCGTCAGCGCAAAAGGCAGAGGGAAGATATTGAG GACTACAACAGCCTCTTTCCCTTGGATGACACTCAACCATCTAAACTCATGCGGCTGCTCAGCTCCAATGAGGATGAGCCTGTAGCCCTTTGCAGCCCAG GAGATCGATCTATGAGCAGTTCACTATCTGCTTCACAGCTCCACACTGTCAACATGAGGGACCCGCTCAACCGAGTCCTGG CCAACCTTTTTCTCCTCATTTCCTCCATCCTTGGCTCCAAGATGGCTGGACCTCACACCCAGTTTGTGCAGAGCTTTATGGAGGAGTGTGTTGAGTGTCTGGAGCAGGGAAGTCGTGGGAGCATCCTGCAGTTCATGCCCTTTACAATG GTTTCCGAGCTGGTGAAGCTGCCTGCTCTGGCCAAACCTAAAGTTGTCCTGGCTATCACTGACCTGACTCTGCCGCTGGGGAGACGAGTCGCTGCCAAAGCCATCTCTGCTTTGTAA